A single Anatilimnocola floriformis DNA region contains:
- a CDS encoding DUF1257 domain-containing protein, producing MSHIVQIQTQVRDAAAVTAACRRLGLAPPIHKVAKLFTSTAEGLTVQLPGWQYPVVCDLTSGQLKFDNFNERWGKQQELDRFLQAYACELAKIEARKKGHMVSEQTLADGSIKLTIQVAGGAA from the coding sequence TTGTCTCACATCGTACAGATTCAAACGCAGGTGCGCGATGCCGCGGCCGTCACGGCTGCCTGCCGCCGGCTGGGTCTAGCACCGCCCATCCATAAGGTTGCCAAGCTCTTCACCAGCACCGCGGAGGGCCTGACCGTCCAGCTCCCCGGATGGCAGTATCCAGTTGTTTGCGATCTCACCAGTGGCCAGCTGAAGTTTGACAACTTTAATGAACGCTGGGGAAAACAGCAGGAACTGGATCGGTTTCTGCAAGCATATGCGTGTGAACTAGCAAAAATCGAGGCCCGCAAGAAGGGTCACATGGTTAGCGAGCAAACGCTCGCCGACGGTTCGATCAAACTCACCATCCAGGTGGCTGGGGGTGCCGCATGA
- a CDS encoding DUF2997 domain-containing protein, which yields MTKIIEVIVSPKGETKIETKGFVGGECRQASRFIEQALGAQAREKLTAEFHQHQARDQTIKEGQA from the coding sequence ATGACGAAAATCATCGAAGTCATTGTATCGCCCAAGGGCGAAACGAAAATTGAAACCAAGGGATTTGTCGGCGGCGAATGTCGTCAGGCAAGTCGTTTTATCGAGCAAGCCTTAGGGGCTCAAGCGCGCGAAAAGCTCACGGCGGAGTTCCATCAACATCAGGCTCGTGACCAGACGATTAAGGAGGGCCAGGCATGA